atacagtaccagtcaaacacatacatatacagtaccagtcaaacacatacatatacacatacagtaccagtcaaacacatacacatacagtacagtcaaacacaatacacatacacatacagtaaccagtcaaacacatacaacatacagtaccagtcaaacacatacacatacagtaccagtcaaacacatacacatacagtaccagtcaaacacatacacatacagtaccagtcatacacatacacatacacatacagtaccagtcaaacacatacacatacagtaccagtcaaacacatacacatacagtaccagtcatacacatacacatacacatacagtaccagtcaaacacatacacatacagtaccagtcaacacatacacatacagtaccacaagtcaaacacatacacatacagtaccagtccatacacatacacatacacatacagtaccagtccaaacacatacacatacagtaccagtcaaacacatacatatacacatacagtaccagtcaaacacatacatatacagtaccagtcaaacacatacacatacagtaccagtcaaacacatacacatacagtaccagtcatacacatacacatacacatacagtaccagtcaaacacatacacatacagtaccagtcaaacacatacacatacagtaccagtcaaacacatacacatacagtaccagtcaacacatacacatacagtaccagtcatacacatacatatacagtaccagtcaaacacatacacatacatatacagtaccagtcaaacacatacacatacacatacagtaccagtcaaacacatacacatacagtacccagtcatacacatacacatacacatacagtaccagtcaaacacatacacatacagtaccagtcaaacacatacatatacagtaccagtcaaacacatacacatacatacagtaccagtcatacacatacacatacacatacagtaccagtcaaacacatacatatacagtaccagtcaaacacatacacatacacatacagtaccagtcaaacacatacacatacagtaccagtcaaacacatacacatacacatacagtaccagtcaaacacatacacatacacatacagtaccagtcaaacacatacacatacagtaccagtcaaacacatacatatacagtaccagtcaaacacatacatatacacatacagtaccagtcaaacacatacacatacatatacagtaccagtcaaacacatacacatacatatacagtaccagtcaaacacatacacatacatatacatatacagtaccagtcaaacacatacatatacacatacagtaccagtcaaacacatacacatacatatacagtaccagtcaaacacatacacatacatatacagtaccagtcaacacatacacatacacatacagtaccagtcaaacacatacatatacagtaccagtcaaacacatacatatacagtaccagtcaaacacatacacatacagtaccagtcaaacacatacacatacagtaccagtcaaacacatacacatacagtaccagtcatacacatacacatacatatacagtaccagtcaaacacatacatatacagtaccagtcaaacacatacacatacacatacagtaccagtcaaacacatacacatacatatacatatacagtaccagtcagacacatacacatacagtaccagtcaaacacatacacatacatatacatatacagtaccagtcagacacatacacatacacatacagtaccagtcaaacacatacacatacagtaccagtcaaacacatacacatacacatacagtaccagtcaaacacatacatatacatatacagtaccagtcaaacacatacacatacagtaccagtcaaacacatacacatacagtaccagtcaaacacatacacatacacatacagtaccagtcaaacacatacatatacacatacagtaccagtcaaacacatacacatacagtaccagtcaaacacatacacatacagtaccagtcaaacacatacatatacatatacagtaccagtcaaacacatacatatacacatacagtaccagtcaaacacatacacatacagtaccagtcaaacacatacatatacatatacagtaccagtcaaacacatacacatacacatacagtaccagtcaaacacatacacatacagtaccagtcaacacatacacatacagtaccagtcaaacacatacacatacagtaccagtcaaacacatacacatacacatacagtaccagtcaaacacatacatatacagtaccagtcaaacacatacatatacacatacagtaccagtcaaacacatacacatacacatacagtaccagtcaaacacatacatatacatatacagtaccagtcaaacacatacatatacacatacagtaccagtcaaacacatacacatacagtaccagtcaaacacatacacatacagtaccagtcaaacacatacatatacatatacagtaccagtcaaacacatacacatacagtaccagtcaaacacatacacatacagtaccagtcaaacacatacacatacacatacagtaccagtcaaacacatacatatacagtaccagtcaaacacatacatatacagtaccagtcaaacacatacacatacacatacagtaccagtcaaacacatacatatacatatacagtaccagtcaaacacatacacatacagtaccagtcaaacacatacacatacacatacagtaccagtcaaacacatacatatacatatacagtaccagtcaaacacatacacatacagtaccagtcaaacacatacacatacacatacagtaccagtcaaacacatacatatacatatacagtaccagtcaaacacatacatatacatatacagtaccagtcaaacacatacacatacacatacagtaccagtcaaacacatacatatacagtaccagtcaaacacatacacatacagtaccagtcaaacacatacacatacagtaccagtcaaacacatacatatacagtaccagtcaaacacatacatatttttatttatttattttattttacctttatttaaccaggtaggcaagttgagaacaagttctcatttacaattgcgacctggccaagataaagcaaagcagttcgacagataaaacgacacagagttacacatggagtaaaaacaaacatacagtcaataatgcagtataaacaagtctatatacaatgtgagcaaatgaggtgagaatggaggtaaaggcaaaaaaggccatgatggcaaagtaaatacaatatagcaagtaaaatactggaatggtagtttagcaatggaagaatgagcaaagtagaaataaaaaataatggggtgcaaaggagcaaaataaataaataaataaaaattaaatacagttgggaaagaggtagttgtttgggctaaattattggtgggctatgtacaggtgcagtaatctgtgagctgctctgacagttggtgcttaaagctagtgagggagataagtgtttccagtttcagagatttttgtagttcgttccagtcattggcagcagagaactggaaggagaggcggccaaagaaataattggttttgggggtgactagagagatatacctgctggagcgtgtgctacaggtgggagatgctatggtgaccagcgagctgagataaggggggactttacctagcagggtcttgtagatgacatggagccagtgggtttggcgacgagtatgaagcgagggccagccaacgagagcgtacaggtcgcaatggtgggtagtatatggggctttggtgataaaacggattgcactgtgatagactgcatccaatttgttgagtagggtattggaggctattttgtaaatgacatcgccaaagtcgaggattggtaggatggtcagttttacaagggtatgtttggcagcatgagtgaaggatgctttgttgcgaaataggaagccaattctagatttaactttggattggagatgtttgatatgggtctggaaggagagtttacaatctaaccagacacctaagtatttgtagttgtccacgtattctaagtcagagccgtccagagtagtgatgttggacaggcgggtaggtgcaggtagcgatcggttgaagagcatgcatttagttttacttgtatttaagagcaattggaggccacggaaggagagttgtatggcattgaagcttgcctggagggttgttaacacagtgtccaaagaagggccggaagtatacagaatggtgtcgtctgcgtagaggtggatcagggactcaccagcagcaagagcgacctcattgatgtatacagagaagagagtcggtccaagaattgaaccctgtggcacccccatagagactgccagaggtccggacagcagaccctccgatttgacacactgaactctatcagagaagtagttggtgaaccaggcgaggcaatcatttgagaaaccaaggctgtcgagtctgctgatgaggatatggtgattgacagagtcgaaagccttggccagatcaatgaatacggctgcacagtaatgtttcttatcgatggcggttaagatatcgtttaggaccttgagcgtggctgaggtgcacccatgaccagctctgaaaccagattgcatagcagagaaggtatggtgagattcgaaatggtcggtaatctgtttgttgacttggctttcgaagaccttagaaaggcacggtaggatagatataggtctgtagcagtttgggtcaagagtgtccccccctttgaagagggggatgaccgcagctgctttccaatctttgggaatctcagacgacacgaaagagaggttgaacaggctagtaataggggtggcaacaatttcggcagatcattttagaaagaaagggtccagattgtctagcccggctgatttgtaggggtccagattttgcagctctttcagaacatcagctgaatggatttgggagaaggagaaatgggtaaggcttgggcgagttgctgttgggggtgcagtgctgttgtccggggtaggagtagccaggtggaaagcatggccagccgtagaaaaatgcttattgaaattctcaattatggtggatttatcagtggtgacagtgtttcctatcttcagtgcagtgggcagctgggaggaggtattcttattctccatggactttacagtgtcccagaacttttttgagttagtgttgcaggaagcaaatttctgcttgaaaaagctagccttggcttttctaactgcctgtgtataatgatttctagcttccctgaacagctgcatatcacgggggctgttcgatgctaatgcagaacgccataggatgtttttgtgttggttaagggcagtcaggtctggggagaaccaagggctatatctgttcctggttctaaatttcttgaatggggcatgtttatttaggatggttaggaaggcatttaaaaaaaatatccaggcatcctctactgacgggatgagatcaatatccttccaggataccccggccaggtcgattagaaaggcctgctcgcagaagtgtttcagggagcgttttacagtgatgagtggaggtcgtttgaccgctgacccattacggatgcaggcaatgaggcagtgatcgctgagatcttggttgaagacagccgaggtgtatttagaggggaagttggttaggatgatatctatgagggtgcccgtgtttaaggttttggggaggtacctggtaggttcattgataatttgtgtgagattgagggcatcaagtttagattgtaggatggctggggtgttaagcatgttccagtttaggtcgcctagcagcacgaactctgaagatagatggggggcaatcagttcacatatggtgtccagagcacagctgggggcagagggtggtctatagcaggcggcaacagtgagagacttgtttttagagaggtggatttttaaaagtagaagttcaaattgtttgggtacagacctggatagtaggacagaactctgcaggctatctttgcagtagattgcaacaccgccccctttggcagttctatcttgtctgaaaatgttgtagtttggaattaaaatgtctgagtttttggtggtcttcctaagccaggattcagacacagctagaacatccgggttggcagagtgtgctaaagcagtgaatagaacaaacttagggaggaggcttctaatgttaacatgcatgaaaccaaggctattacggttacagaagtcgtcaaaagagagcgcctggggaataggagtggagccaggcactgcagggcctggattcacctctacatcgccagaggaacataggaggagtagaataagggtacggctaaaagctatgagaattggtcgtctagaacgtctggaacatagagtaaaaggaggtttctgggggcgataaaatagcatcaaggtataatgtacagacaaatgtatggtaggatgtgaatacagtggaggtaaacctaggtattgagtgatgaagagagagatattgtctctagaaacatcgttgaaaccaggagatgtcattgcatgtgtgggtggtggaactaataggttggataaggtatagtgagcaggactagaggctctacagtgaaataagccaataaacactaaccagaacagaaatggacaagacatattgacattaaggagaggcatgcttagtcgagtgatcaaaagggtccggtgagtggagaggttggttggtgatttagacagctagccagggcatcggtagcaagctagcataggatggaggtctgttgttagctacctcttgcgttccgtcagtagattagtggggttccgtgtggtagaggggattaatccaaatcacacaacaacaacaaaaataaaaacaatagatatagttatagaggcccaagaagaaaacataataataataatatttaaaaaaattgtccgattgtctattcagatagcagccggtaagacagctaacggttagcaggccgcagatgggcgttcaggtaacgtcgcgacggaggagccagccgaataactccttcgggtagataacgtcggcagtccagttgtgaaggcccggtggggctccgcgaaggcagtaaaacgggtccggataggtgactgcagcccaggtgtgattgatggaactcaggagtgattgacggagcttgctagctccggaataattgatgtttgctccggaatcgacgaaggccgatagtcacacggatagcagctagctagctgtgagatccgggtatgaatgtccagagagcagtcgaaatccagggacatggagagaaaaattggtccggtatgttccgttccgagccgcgctgcgccgtacacacatacacatacacatacagtaccagtcaaacacatacatatacagtaccagtcaaacacatacacatacagtaccagtcaaacacatacacatacatatacagtaccagtcaaacacatacatatacagtaccagtcaaacacatacatatacagtaccagtcaaacacatacatatacagtaccagtcaaacacatacatatacagtaccagtcaaacacatacatatacatatacagtaccagtcaaacacatacatatacatatacagtaccagtcaaacacatacacatacagtaccagtcaaacacatacatatacacatacagtaccagtcaaacacatacacatacagtaccagtcaaacacatacacatacagtaccagtcaaacacatacacatacagtaccagtcaaacacatacacatacatatacagtaccagtcaaacacatacacatacagtaccagtcaaacacatacatatacacatacagtaccagtcaaacacatacacatacagtaccagtcaaacacatacacatacagtaccagtcaaacacatacacatacagtaccagtcaaacacatacacatacatatacagtaccagtcaaacacatacacatacagtaccagtcaaacacatacatatacacatacagtaccagtcaaacacatacacatacagtaccagtcaaacacatacacatacagtaccagtcaaacacatacacatacagtaccagtcaaacacatacacatacatatacagtaccagtcaaacacatacacatacacatacagtaccagtcaaacacatacacatacacatacagtaccagtcaaacacatacatatacagtaccagtcatacacatacacatacagtaccagtcaaacacatacacatacagtaccagtcaaacacatacacatacagtaccagtcaaacacatacacatacagtaccagtcaaacacatacacatacagtaccagccaaacacatacacatacatatacagtaccagtcaaacacatacacatacagtaccagtcaaacacatacacatacagtaccagtcaaacacatacacatacagtaccagtcaaacacatacacatacacatacagtaccagccaaacacatacacatacatatacagtaccagtcaaacacatacacatacagtaccagtcaaacacatacacatacagtaccagtcaaacacatacatatacagtaccagtcaaacacatacatatacagtaccagtcaaacacatacatatacagtaccagtcaaaagtttggacacacctcctcattccagggtttttctttatttttactattttctacattgtagaataattgtgaagacatcaaaagtatgaaataaccaaaaaagtgttaaacaaatcaaaatatatttatattttagattctccaatgtagccatcctttgccttgatgacagctttgcacacacttggcattctctcaaccagcttcatgaggtagtcacctggaatacatttcaattaacaggtgtgccttgttaaaagttaatttgaggAATTTATTTCCCTCTTAATGCtttaaggtaggggtggtatacagaagatagccctatttggtaaaagaccaagtccatattatggcaagatcagctcaaataagcaaagagaaaagacagtccatcattactttgaggcatgaaggtcagtcaatatgggatatttcaagaactttgaacatttcttcaaatgcagtcgcaaaaaccatcatatgatgaaactggctctcatgaggactgccacaggaaaggaagactcagagttacctctgctgcagaggatcatttcattagagttaccagcctcagaaattgcagcccaaataaatgcttcacggagttcaagtaacagacacatctcaacatcaactgttcagaggagactgtttaaatcaggccttcatggtcgaatggctgcaaagaaactacaactaaaggacaccaatgataagaagagacttgcttgggccaagaaacaagagcaatggacattagaccagtggaaatacgtcctttggtctgacgagtccaacctctgtgtctttgtgggacgcagagtaggtgaactgaacggatgatctctgcatgtgtggttcccacgaagcatggaggaggaggtgtgatggtgtaggggtgctataaataataaaataataataataaaatgcaaattaattacttaaaaatcatacaatgtgattttctagatttttgttttagattccgtctctcacagttgaagtgtacctatgataaaaattacagacctctacatgctttgtaagtaggaaaacctgcaaaatcggcagtgtgtcaaatacttgttcttcccactgtacatacattgtCACCCCTTACAGTTGAAATGTCTCATcaaactactaaccctaaccctatatatatttttatatatatagaaatacatacatacatcatcacCCCTCACAGTTGAAATGTCTCTTTCAATTCAGATTCAATGAGACAAACTGGatcgataaataaataaaacataattacaacgcaacactaattacaacacagcactaattacaacacaacactaattacaacgcaacactaattacaacgcaacactaattacaacacaacactaattacaacacaacactaattacaacacaacactaattacaacgcaacactaattacaacacaacactaattacaacacaacactaattacaacacaacactaattacaacacaacactaattacaacacaacactaattacaacacaacactaattacaacacaacactaattacaacacaacactaattacaacacaacactaattacaacacaacactaattacaacacagcactaattacaacacaacactaattacaacgcaacactaattacaacgcaacactaattacaacacaacactaattacaacacaacactaattacaacgcaacactaattacaacacaacactaattacaacgcaacactaattacaacacaacactaattacaacacaacactaattacaacacaacactaattacaacacaacactaattacaacacaacactaattacaacacaacactaattacaacgcaacactaattacaacacaacactaattacaacgcaacactaattacaacacaacactaattacaacacaacactaattacaacacaacactaattacaacacaacactaattacaacacaacactaattacaacacaacactaattacaacgcaacactaattacaacacaacactaattacaacacaacactaattacaacacaaccGTCCAATGTTGTTAAACAGAACTTCTGCCGGAACTCAGTGTGTCACCGTCAGAtcggtgtctgtatgtgtgtgaggtcaGTGTGTCACCGTCAGAtcggtgtctgtatgtgtgtgaggtcaGTGTGTCACCGTCAGAtcggtgtctgtatgtgtgtgaggtcaGTGTGTCACCGTCAGAtcggtgtctgtatgtgtgtgaggtcaGTGTGTCACCGTCAGATCGGTGTCTGTATGTTTGTGAGGTCAGTGTGTCACCGTCAGAtcggtgtctgtatgtgtgtgaggtcaGTGTGTCACCGTCAGAtcggtgtctgtatgtgtgtgaggtcaGTGTGTCACCGTCAGAtcggtgtctgtatgtgtgtgaggtcaGTGTGTCACCGTCAGAtcggtgtctgtatgtgtgtgaggtcaGTGTGTCACCGTCAGAtcggtgtctgtatgtgtgtgaggtcaGTGTGTCACCGTCAGAtcggtgtctgtatgtgtgtgaggtcaGTGTGTCACCGTCAGAtcggtgtctgtatgtgtgtgaggtcaGTGTGTCACCGTCAGAtcggtgtctgtatgtgtgtgtggtcagtgtgtCACCGTCAGAtcggtgtctgtatgtgtgtgaggtcagtgtgtgtgaggtcagtgtgtgtgaggtcagtgtgtgtgaggtcagtgtgtgtgtgagtgaggtcaGGATTGGGGTCCCAGTAAGCAAGCAGGTCACTGAAGTccgggtgtgtgtgcgtgttgtcgTGTGAGGTCGTGTTgtcatgtgagtgtgtgttgtggtgtgtgcgtgtattGTCAGGACTAATGAGCGTGCCCACAGGGAGGCAGAGGATTGGCTCGTTCCAGAAGCTGAGAGGGAGGTGTCTCTTGTTCATTGGACGACATCGTCCCTGGCTGTGCCCAATCCGACAGTCAAACAACTCGGCCAACGGACCCAGACTTCCATCACCCCCGGCAACAGAAACACACGGTCCTTGGTGATTGCCAGCCCTAGACACGGACTCCGGGCTTCCTGTTGCCATCCTTACCAGGTCATCATAGTAACGCCGTTGTCCGCTTGTTGCTGTGGAGATGCGGTCATTGTCGCTGTAGATGTCACAGGCGTCCGGGTCGTCGTGGCGACAGCCAAAATATCGCATGACGTCCCGGCTGATGGTGTCAGCAAACcgaagcagctgattggtcagaTCTGACGAGCAAGGGGCGGGGCATGAGAAAGCTTCCTGCTCCTCAtcaccttcctcttcctccctgtcctaacaataatattaataataataatcatttattttatttgcaaACAACAATCAAATCAATACGACACCTTTTAAGATCAGAGATAAA
This region of Oncorhynchus kisutch isolate 150728-3 unplaced genomic scaffold, Okis_V2 scaffold716, whole genome shotgun sequence genomic DNA includes:
- the LOC116361484 gene encoding protein PERCC1-like, with amino-acid sequence MAAGVIRTFRLSATPSCYLPMILQHSLMDEEEEEREEEEEEVEEEEEEDREEEEGDEEQEAFSCPAPCSSDLTNQLLRFADTISRDVMRYFGCRHDDPDACDIYSDNDRISTATSGQRRYYDDLVRMATGSPESVSRAGNHQGPCVSVAGGDGSLGPLAELFDCRIGHSQGRCRPMNKRHLPLSFWNEPILCLPVGTLISPDNTRTHHNTHSHDNTTSHDNTHTHPDFSDLLAYWDPNPDLTHTHTDLTHTDLTHTDLTHTDLTHIQTPI